Proteins from a single region of Dyadobacter fanqingshengii:
- a CDS encoding DUF6056 family protein has translation MNRFYRKYRIVGNWINILLMVTVLAPLFALSYFNHPSPADDYCYIDTVFRFGWLEAMNYYYSGWTGRYFGIFLNHSNPLLFHSVTGFKILPVVLLSGVVFALYSLFRHLTPTLSGMAHLGFAGVVFFLYILKIASMSEAFYWMAAFVTYTIPNIFTLLWIVLVLRWYRQDTQTAKLLLSTLAGFLVFAIVGSSETNLLIIVLLIGAWWVYRILFHRKVDGFMIAMLLVCAASCFLYFSSPGNQARIGGNPLGGNVPFSVISSFKKLAVLSFNWVFRTPLIFFSLAWLVVLSRLSAGARNYFSIPVWYAVLLFVGVLSAQLFPSYYGVGIEPTPRVINCVYFFFLIGWFYVIGVVFHYFRKSKTNQFHFSVVRYGILYAILILSIGLSFFRSANVRLMYSDLIHGKAAAFDKEMYERYAILRDSKESTVYLPPIYSKPLSIFYDDDIKTNQIHWWNRCMAGYFGKKVIIMKDSQGEQQ, from the coding sequence TGTTACATCGACACGGTGTTCAGATTCGGCTGGCTCGAAGCCATGAATTATTACTATTCCGGCTGGACGGGACGTTATTTCGGGATTTTCCTGAACCATTCCAATCCGCTGCTGTTTCATTCGGTCACCGGTTTTAAAATACTGCCGGTTGTCCTGCTTTCAGGAGTGGTTTTCGCATTGTACAGCCTGTTCCGGCACCTTACGCCCACATTGTCGGGAATGGCGCATCTGGGGTTCGCTGGCGTTGTCTTCTTCCTTTATATATTGAAAATCGCCAGCATGTCCGAGGCATTTTACTGGATGGCGGCTTTTGTGACTTATACGATTCCAAACATTTTCACATTGCTATGGATCGTGCTTGTGCTCCGCTGGTATCGGCAGGACACGCAAACGGCCAAATTATTATTAAGCACATTAGCCGGGTTTCTGGTTTTTGCCATTGTCGGAAGCAGTGAAACCAATCTGCTGATCATTGTTTTACTCATCGGCGCATGGTGGGTATACCGCATTCTTTTCCACCGCAAAGTGGATGGTTTCATGATAGCAATGTTGCTGGTTTGTGCGGCGTCCTGTTTCTTGTATTTCAGTTCTCCGGGCAATCAGGCTCGCATTGGTGGCAATCCTTTGGGAGGTAATGTTCCGTTTTCGGTGATATCCTCATTCAAAAAACTCGCCGTTCTAAGCTTCAACTGGGTCTTCCGCACACCGTTGATTTTCTTTTCCTTAGCGTGGCTGGTTGTGCTTTCCAGGTTGTCGGCCGGGGCAAGAAATTATTTCTCCATCCCGGTTTGGTATGCGGTGCTCTTATTCGTCGGCGTGCTGTCCGCGCAACTTTTCCCTTCTTATTATGGAGTTGGAATCGAACCGACGCCCCGTGTGATCAACTGCGTTTATTTCTTTTTCCTGATCGGCTGGTTTTATGTGATCGGCGTTGTCTTTCACTATTTCAGAAAGAGCAAAACCAATCAATTTCATTTTTCGGTGGTGCGTTACGGGATCCTTTACGCTATCCTGATCTTGTCCATCGGCTTATCATTTTTTCGCAGCGCCAATGTTCGCTTAATGTACTCAGACCTGATCCACGGAAAAGCTGCGGCATTTGACAAGGAAATGTATGAGCGCTATGCCATATTGCGCGACTCAAAGGAAAGCACTGTCTATTTACCGCCGATTTATTCCAAGCCGTTATCAATCTTTTATGATGATGATATCAAGACCAATCAAATACATTGGTGGAATAGGTGCATGGCCGGATATTTTGGTAAGAAAGTAATTATCATGAAAGATTCGCAAGGTGAACAGCAGTAA